CAGCAGAAGGCCTAATAGTCCCAGCAGTGCACCTCGCCGTTCGGTCCCAAATCCCTTCAGTTCGCTGAAAGCTTGCGAGTACAAATCTACAATCCACAGGTTTGATTCCAATGTGAACCTCCTCTCTttcaattaactttttagATCTTggtttcttgttcttgttgttTTAATTGGAGTTGAATTTGTAATTGGGTTTTCAAAGGATCTCTTCACCTGCTGTTCATAGACGCGGAAGCCAAGAAATCCAGGAACATGGGAAGCAGACTCGGGAGAAGAGTTGTTCACTTCGCAAATCTTCCAATCAAGCTTCTTATGCCTACCTCTTTTACCAACATCACTGAAATTGCTCTTAAAACCATTCCTTCTGCTtccaaaattgaaatcaaGCGCGTCCTTGAGAGCCTTTACGGCTTTGAGGTCGATAAAGTTCAAACTCTTAACATGGaggggaagaaaaagaagcgTGGAGGGATTTTGATCGCAAAGCCTGATTACAAGAAGGCCTATGTTACTCTCAGAAATCCCTTGTCAATATCTCCGGACATGTACCCGATCCGCATTATAGAGGAGGATAAGAGGAATATGAACAAGCAGTCTAAGTCCAGCATTGTTGAGGAGGGCGAGGCAAAGAAGCATTGGCTGCATGAGAAAGAGCCTGTGGGAATCAAAACTTACAAGGGTTTTGCTGATAGAGGCCGCCGACGAAGTGGCGGTGGCGCTGAAACGGTTGAGCCATCAACTAAATTTCCTTGGAGTAGCATGAGGTCTGGTAGGTAGTGGTAGTGTGAAGAAACGTATCCAGTTACTTCCTAATTGtcatattttggattttgttatCCTCAAAATGATAATAGTGCAATAGGTTGGTGATGGCTTTGAGCTTACTGAtagatgttttattttttaactatgAAATGAACTTCTTGGCCCTCTTATGGGATGTTTTGCTGGAGGAAGTTCTGTTTTGTTGCTtgaatcaataaataaattagagttGCATTTGTATTATTCCCCTCGTATTATGTGAATTTACTTAGATCATTTCAGTATGTGGTGTAGGTTCACTATCAAATATTCAATGGCAATATTGTGGTTATAGTGAATTTTCACATGCAACCACATGCACTATGAAAAACTTAATGCATAgagatttatatattttatcaaataatttttcgttTTCTTACTGCAAAGGGTGTTTGTAGCTATTGTCGTTTGTCTTCCTTAGGACTTTTCAggcaaaaaagaaacaaaacccatttttctaaatgtttttagCTGGTGAAAGATAATCTCTTGGAAATGAAAAGTATATAGTCTGCATTCTGCAAGATGAACGATACAAAAAACTTGGAGTTGTAACCCTATACACCTACGAGACAATCATGCACAAGTGAAGTAGAATAGTAAGTTCTTTGAATCCTTTATCTTTTTGAGGAATCTGATATTCCAATACTTCAGGTCATTGATAATCTACGTCGTAAGCTTATTCGAGAACTAGTGCGGCTGTGTCTCTGATGGGCAGGTTCATCTCCATCAATTCTTGTGTGAAAGgaattttttatcttcttccaaCCAAATCCCCAACCTGCTATATTCTTTTGCTTGTTGCTTATTTTTTCATACTCTTGTTGTAGCTCTGAGTAGTCACTCTGCAACTCTGCCATCTGTGCCTTCACGCTCTCAAGTTCTGTCTTGaggtttttaatttctctGTCTGTTGATAAATGGTTTCCATCATGATCTGAGTCACTACTAGGTGCTTTCTCCTTTTCTTGCATCGCTGACCTCATCTTCACTTGCTCTGAGAACAGAACCTGCATATTCACTCAGAAATATTGTGATTACCACTCGGAACTGTTGACTCACTGCTTCTATAAAGTAAAAGATACgtagaaatataatattgtaGTCTTCTTATATCTCTCGTTCCTTCTTGGTTCTGACTGCCAACTATATAAGTAGTGAAGGCATTGTTTCTCGTGTCGTTATTACTACGATGGAACGTTAATATGACTTTTTTACTATTGTATCAGAAGGAGAATGCATAAAAgcattattataatattgataatatatgaGGAGTTGGGAATGGGACTCGGAAGATGCTTCTACAATCTgctttttgttgattttttttatgagaagctatttattttgtatttaaccTTGTTTAAAGATTTGTTATGGTGTATTTAGTATTCATGACCGATCATTTCTCTGTGGAGAAATAAGAGCAGCTGGTTTTAATAAGCCAAAATCCTTTTTGTCTACAACATTTGAGAGCCTATCTATATGTTCTGATTATTGTATCTGttgaatggtttttttttaaaaaaaaatttgttgaatgtCTGGGTTCAAGTTCAAcctcatatttttttctgtATGTGGCACATTCAGATATGCAACTATTCTTTGATCATGAGTATATGTTATGGCATTATAAATTTACAACTTCTTATCCTTTCTTGCTCATTTAGTTACATTCTATACTGCACTAGTTACGTTCTACAATCTAGATATATTGCTGGAATTTTGAACTACAGGGTTATATAATATCACCTGAACTATGGTTCTCAAGGGCAGTCGATCATTTTGGGCAGCATGCACACACGCATCAAGCGATAGTTTCTCGCAGTTCATGATTTTGCATAGCTTTCTTCGATCATGCTCAGATAGTAAAGGGTGGGTCTGTAGAGGAGAATAGTTTGTAAGTCGCTATAGTGAAATTTCTTCTATACTTCCAAGCATGTATAATTTGCTGCAGAAAATTATTAAGAACAAGATAATCTAGATGCAACCTTGAGATAGGTGTCAATGGCTCTGTATAATCCATCATGACAATGCCTTGCATTTTCTGACAGTGAGTTGGctaaagtttgaaatttggtaATCGAGAGATTTGGATCTCTTGCAAGTTCAGCTAGGTAATTGTCTATGAGTTTACATACATTAGAATTCCCAATTCTATGTTGCTGCTGTTGCTGTTCAAACAGTGAGTAGTATTCAAGGAGCCTTTGCACTACTTCTATGTCATGCATAGTGCGTTCTTTTTGTGTACTGAGGAGCAAGAATATAACAGATTAGTGAATTTGACATGTGTTGGAGACTTGTAATTGCTATTTGTTGAGCTTGTAAGAACAATACTTACTTTGGCGAGTTCCCTCGGTCAATATATGTACAGTTAGGAATTAAAATGTCAATCACATTGGCATCCTCCAACACCATTCCTATTCTTTTCTCTAGTTCTGAAATCAAAGCTGGTGATGCAGAATACACCCTTGCCATCTTGAGCATCTGCAACAAGAACCTGCACGAAACTGCTTCTCTTTGAGGAGGAAGTATGCTTAGTAGGCTTTCAATAATAgctttattttctttgctgTGTACAATTCCCAGTTCATCTTTCCTACCACTCAAAATACTTATTTGCAGGTCACTTTTGTCCTGTGTATATTCTCCGAGTCCCGGGTCCATTTCAGTGCCTGGTAACCACTTTCTTGCATACTGCTCAATGCTTTGACCTATAGTCTCCGGCTTTATCATACCTTTGGCTCTTATTGCAGTTATAATTCTTGTGAAATAGTCTATGCGAAGTGCAGTTAAATCATTTAACCACCACCCATCCTCACTGACTGTATCTCCTACTATGTTCTCTCTAGAGAGTTTCCGAGCTACCGAGTCACAGCACCGTCTCACAATTTGTAGATTTTCAGCCCATGGTGAGAGACTCTCACAAGTTTTGAGAACAGCCAGTGACTCTTTCCATGATAAAAGGACTACAAATGTGAGGAAGGACTCTGTCTTGCAAATGAGGTTTCCATCTTCGAATTCCTCTGTCATCTCCAAAAACTCTGATGCACATCTTAGTGGGGCTACATTGCTTGAGTTCAGGTCTACTGGGAAACCATAACAGTATTTGAGAACCATTTCGAATGCTTTCGATCCACCTGGGAAGTTCTCGAGTTTTAGGTCATTTCCTTCCTGGGTTGAGATTGAAGATTCAAGTTCCTTTCGGCCTATGTAGCCACATTTGGAAATCAATGTATACTGTTTCAAGAAAGATGGGGGGGTGAGAACCTATATCTTACATCTTCTTTCATCGTTGGGCAACTAGAATGAGCTGATACACTGAAATTTTAGATGGAAACTTTTGAGAAATAGAAATGCAATTTCTTTGTTAGCTTGTTCAATCCTGATCATTTTGGTTGATTGGCTTCAAGAACTCTTTTGCTGCATATAATGTTTATGTATTATGGAACCAAAGTTTGAACTTATTTGCATATAGGTAGTTACCTTGTGAACATTGAAGGTGACctcttcaactttaattttcaaatctgTTGGGATCTGAGTGGTGATAAACCTGCAAAGGGAAGAAACAGAGATTGTATTCAAACTAAGTCTTCAGGTAGTAGAAGGCCAAGTATTCAAACTAAGTCTTCAAGTTTGTACCATGCTTGATCTTTCGTATTGACGCACTCAGCTTGGGTGATGAGTTTGTTCGGAACTACGATCCTCTGGTCACGAACCTGCTCGGCTCCATCAGAATCGCTCTCGGGATTTGGCGTTGCAGTAAGAGATTTCATGTTGCTGTAAGTGTGTTGTTACTCACTGTTTGTCATATTATGATCTCTCTTTCTTTGTCTGTGAtggatttggatttggatttggCTTTGGCTTTGGCTTTGGTTTGAAACGGAGAAAATAAATGCAAGAGAAGCAAGTATGTGGCTGTGATGAGAGGGATCTATCAAGGAGGGTCCATGGAAATGCTCATTCATTTGTTGTAACAATATGAGAGACAGTGGTGGGAGATTGATATTGTGCTCATTTATGAGGGAGATGAGGAATGTTGGGTATGATATCATCATATTTCCCTTCCATCTACCTCTACCCCAATGGATGTCTACAATATAACTAAGAAAATGCGACCGCGTTGTCTTAATGGAAATTTGAATCTAACTGATTACTTTagttttaattcaaattttatagacATTTTCTAATCAAAAGaaatacaatttctttaaatttattttatgctCTAGTTGAaagtaagttttaaaatttataatttaaatcttgGTAATTTTAGGTGTAAATcgattttgattattaattttattgtgggacgatttttagtttttttttcttcttttcttcgtattattaatttcttcatattattacgttttctttctctcttttttttcttgtttacaatttcttcattttctcttccataatttttttccttctttttcatttttcattttctttggtcttagatctaaacgatcgtaatactaatatttaaacgatcagTTGTCTATCACAAATAGACATATAGAccactatcactaatagactatttactttggtacaagatcatttagggtggtacaaaattgtttaaatttggtacgATATCGTTTAGACTAAGTATAAGATCAGGTACACGGgtataatattgtttaaaCTTAGTACAAATCGTTTGAACTTGGTACAAAATATCGTTTAAACGAggtacaaaatcattttttcacgCATGTGATCGATTAATTGTAtgagtattttttatatttcacgTAGTGGACTTGTAagctttttttccttttcaaatttttgcgttttattcttttttttttaaaaaaaaataacctttAATCATTATGCAtctcaaaaacttaaaaagaatgaatatcaaatatctgATTTGAGTGAAGTTACTTAGCATGTTTTATTAACATATAAGagtgtttatttaattagaaacatgGGTTGTTCCTATtcatgaataattattttactatccatatttatcttttacaaTCAGGTGAGCTTGAGATTAAGTTAATTTGAAGGTTAGAGCTTGAGACCTCGCATGGCCTGGAGACCCTTATCCCTTGCTGACAACCAGCCATCATCTACAACATTAATAATACTTCTTTTCATCTCATTTTTATACTGTCATCAATCACGAGTTACATTGATTTTTGTAAAGTTGATGTATCATTAGTCTGTATGAACAGGAGATGATGGTTAAAACACTAATTATCATCTCTTGTCAATGGTTAGTTACTCTTTTACAAGGTTGGATTGTCTCCACATGGCATAAGTTTATCCTATCAATATAGTAtgttaattcttttgattacTTCATGAATTCGTATATTCTAGCAACTTTAAGAGAGTGTTTGGATTGCATTTTCAAGAATGGTTAAATTAAGAACCTAAgttgcttttcttttaaaaaaaaacttaaatattcaGCAACCATCTAAAATgggttttgaaaaaacaaaagggttTATAGAAGAATGCACGGTATAGGATAAACActaaaaatcaacttttagaaaaataatttttgagtCTTAATGGCTGATCTTACTAATTTGTATGAAAAACTTCAACCACCAACTTCGGTTATCCTCGACGGCCAACCTTTGAAAATCGTCCGTCGACTGTCATTGGCCAACATTCAACCACCGT
This is a stretch of genomic DNA from Cucumis sativus cultivar 9930 chromosome 4, Cucumber_9930_V3, whole genome shotgun sequence. It encodes these proteins:
- the LOC101221365 gene encoding uncharacterized protein LOC101221365; this translates as MGSRLGRRVVHFANLPIKLLMPTSFTNITEIALKTIPSASKIEIKRVLESLYGFEVDKVQTLNMEGKKKKRGGILIAKPDYKKAYVTLRNPLSISPDMYPIRIIEEDKRNMNKQSKSSIVEEGEAKKHWLHEKEPVGIKTYKGFADRGRRRSGGGAETVEPSTKFPWSSMRSGR
- the LOC101206267 gene encoding BTB/POZ domain-containing protein DOT3 yields the protein MKSLTATPNPESDSDGAEQVRDQRIVVPNKLITQAECVNTKDQAWFITTQIPTDLKIKVEEVTFNVHKYTLISKCGYIGRKELESSISTQEGNDLKLENFPGGSKAFEMVLKYCYGFPVDLNSSNVAPLRCASEFLEMTEEFEDGNLICKTESFLTFVVLLSWKESLAVLKTCESLSPWAENLQIVRRCCDSVARKLSRENIVGDTVSEDGWWLNDLTALRIDYFTRIITAIRAKGMIKPETIGQSIEQYARKWLPGTEMDPGLGEYTQDKSDLQISILSGRKDELGIVHSKENKAIIESLLSILPPQREAVSCRFLLQMLKMARVYSASPALISELEKRIGMVLEDANVIDILIPNCTYIDRGNSPNTQKERTMHDIEVVQRLLEYYSLFEQQQQQHRIGNSNVCKLIDNYLAELARDPNLSITKFQTLANSLSENARHCHDGLYRAIDTYLKTHPLLSEHDRRKLCKIMNCEKLSLDACVHAAQNDRLPLRTIVQVLFSEQVKMRSAMQEKEKAPSSDSDHDGNHLSTDREIKNLKTELESVKAQMAELQSDYSELQQEYEKISNKQKNIAGWGFGWKKIKNSFHTRIDGDEPAHQRHSRTSSRISLRRRLSMT